One genomic window of Pieris rapae chromosome 15, ilPieRapa1.1, whole genome shotgun sequence includes the following:
- the LOC111002348 gene encoding uncharacterized protein LOC111002348, translating into MEEIKNMLVIMQQDIKQQKQDMLDMKEDIKCTIINSLNEKFNHLELKNELLEKNLEEQTKKINNLERQFRRKNLILFGVDESEKSYDELEEMVINIINTYIKISCETHNIEAVRRLGKKGEKVRPIVITFNTLGFKLKIQKNKHYLQNTSYYLKEDYPIEILNKRRELQVQVQKEKDAGNTAFIKYDKIIILNNKQPLYKQSNKRNLSESPETLHPGSQGVQQAKKQPPKKNKGSMKNYFIQKPKLILTQAETTQRQTNTSQHNTE; encoded by the coding sequence ATggaggaaataaaaaatatgttagttaTCATGCAGCAAGATATAAAgcaacaaaaacaagacatgCTAGATATGAAAGAAGAtattaaatgtacaataaTCAACAGCCTCAACGAGAAGTTTAATCACTTAGAACTAAAAAACGAGCTTTTGGAGAAAAACCTAgaagaacaaacaaaaaaaataaacaacctaGAAAGACAGTTTAGACGCAAAAATCTAATCTTGTTTGGCGTAGATGAGAGCGAAAAGTCATACGATGAACTCGAAGAAATGgtcataaacataataaatacatacatcaaaatttcATGCGAAACTCACAATATAGAAGCTGTTAGAAGACTGGGGAAAAAAGGCGAAAAAGTTAGACCTATAGTAATAACATTCAACACATTgggattcaaattaaaaatccaaaaaaataaacattacctcCAAAATACTTCTTATTACCTAAAAGAAGACTACCCaatcgaaattttaaataagcgtAGAGAACTTCAAGTCCAAgttcaaaaagaaaaagatgCAGGCAATACTGCCTTTATAAAGTacgacaaaattattatattgaacaaCAAACAACCGTTGTATAAACAgtcaaacaaaagaaatctCTCTGAATCCCCGGAGACACTTCACCCCGGCAGCCAAGGTGTTCAACAAGCTAAAAAGCAACCACCTAAGAAAAACAAAGGAAGCATGAAgaactattttatacaaaagcccAAACTAATCCTCACTCAAGCAGAAACAACTCAACGCCAAACGAATACATCACAACACAACACTGAATAG